In Anolis carolinensis isolate JA03-04 unplaced genomic scaffold, rAnoCar3.1.pri scaffold_14, whole genome shotgun sequence, the following proteins share a genomic window:
- the ttc9c gene encoding tetratricopeptide repeat protein 9C isoform X1: protein MKPHTCASHPHACASTPHRPTHTKGKVSRLLAGNWNLWSSPLFPGQPACLPSLNAAELQSSLLMKASPEASMEVQLQQARAFKEEGNRYYKEGRFRDAVSRYHWALLQVKGLDPSVPSPLQVFGAERASMTSVQESDLHSIQSDCYNNLAACLLQMQHVNYERVKEYSLKVLEKQPENVKGLYRAGVAFYHLQDYDRARQYLLAAMSKQPKDTNVKRYLQLTESQLSSYHQKEKQVYMGMFGKR from the exons ATGAAGCCGCACACATGTGCCTCCCACCCACACGCATGTGCCTCCACGCCACACAGACCCACTCATACAAAAGGAAAGGTCTCTCGGTTGCTTGCCGGAAACTGGAATCTATGGTCCAGCCCCTTGTTTCCAGGACAGCCTGCTTGCCTTCCTTCCCTAAATGCAGCTGAGCTCCAAAGCAGCCTCCTAATGAAG GCTTCTCCAGAAGCATCCATGGAggtgcagctgcagcaggccCGAGCCTTCAAGGAGGAAGGCAACCGCTATTACAAAGAAGGCCGCTTCCGGGACGCCGTGAGCCGCTACCACTGGGCATTGCTGCAGGTGAAAGGCCTGGACCCCAGTGTCCCTTCTCCATTGCAGGTCTTTGGTGCAGAAAGAGCTTCCATGACTTCTGTACAGGAGAGCGACCTCCACAGCATCCAAAGTGACTGCTATAACAATCTGGCTG CCTGTCTCCTCCAGATGCAACACGTCAACTATGAGCGAGTGAAGGAGTACAGCCTCAAAGTCCTGGAAAAACAGCCGGAAAATGTGAAAGGGTTGTATCGTGCCGGAGTGGCGTTCTACCATTTGCAGGATTATGACCGGGCACGGCAGTATCTCCTGGCAGCAATGAGTAAGCAGCCCAAAG ACACCAACGTGAAGCGTTACCTGCAGCTCACGGAATCCCAGCTGAGCAGCTACCACCAAAAGGAAAAACAGGTGTATATGGGGATGTTTGGCAAGAGGTGA
- the ttc9c gene encoding tetratricopeptide repeat protein 9C isoform X3, whose protein sequence is MTSVQESDLHSIQSDCYNNLAACLLQMQHVNYERVKEYSLKVLEKQPENVKGLYRAGVAFYHLQDYDRARQYLLAAMSKQPKDTNVKRYLQLTESQLSSYHQKEKQVYMGMFGKR, encoded by the exons ATGACTTCTGTACAGGAGAGCGACCTCCACAGCATCCAAAGTGACTGCTATAACAATCTGGCTG CCTGTCTCCTCCAGATGCAACACGTCAACTATGAGCGAGTGAAGGAGTACAGCCTCAAAGTCCTGGAAAAACAGCCGGAAAATGTGAAAGGGTTGTATCGTGCCGGAGTGGCGTTCTACCATTTGCAGGATTATGACCGGGCACGGCAGTATCTCCTGGCAGCAATGAGTAAGCAGCCCAAAG ACACCAACGTGAAGCGTTACCTGCAGCTCACGGAATCCCAGCTGAGCAGCTACCACCAAAAGGAAAAACAGGTGTATATGGGGATGTTTGGCAAGAGGTGA
- the ttc9c gene encoding tetratricopeptide repeat protein 9C isoform X2: MEVQLQQARAFKEEGNRYYKEGRFRDAVSRYHWALLQVKGLDPSVPSPLQVFGAERASMTSVQESDLHSIQSDCYNNLAACLLQMQHVNYERVKEYSLKVLEKQPENVKGLYRAGVAFYHLQDYDRARQYLLAAMSKQPKDTNVKRYLQLTESQLSSYHQKEKQVYMGMFGKR, translated from the exons ATGGAggtgcagctgcagcaggccCGAGCCTTCAAGGAGGAAGGCAACCGCTATTACAAAGAAGGCCGCTTCCGGGACGCCGTGAGCCGCTACCACTGGGCATTGCTGCAGGTGAAAGGCCTGGACCCCAGTGTCCCTTCTCCATTGCAGGTCTTTGGTGCAGAAAGAGCTTCCATGACTTCTGTACAGGAGAGCGACCTCCACAGCATCCAAAGTGACTGCTATAACAATCTGGCTG CCTGTCTCCTCCAGATGCAACACGTCAACTATGAGCGAGTGAAGGAGTACAGCCTCAAAGTCCTGGAAAAACAGCCGGAAAATGTGAAAGGGTTGTATCGTGCCGGAGTGGCGTTCTACCATTTGCAGGATTATGACCGGGCACGGCAGTATCTCCTGGCAGCAATGAGTAAGCAGCCCAAAG ACACCAACGTGAAGCGTTACCTGCAGCTCACGGAATCCCAGCTGAGCAGCTACCACCAAAAGGAAAAACAGGTGTATATGGGGATGTTTGGCAAGAGGTGA